The proteins below come from a single Leifsonia sp. 1010 genomic window:
- a CDS encoding DUF4350 domain-containing protein, whose product MSAPSPVRGPETVQRETRNSQATTAQAATAQTPTVRQTARRALPWIVLAVIAVVIALGGALLTGGRVAPGETLDATNPAPAGAKAVAQVLRGQGVDVRTVSTLDRATAAADDGATVLVYDPLGNLTSDGYRALTGEGRTLVVVEPDFEALQTLDRDVTAAGAPRGPAPADCDVPAAERAERIDPRTTSTTEDVVVPGTFRVADDAAACFSDTGGRSSLVRTSFNASPVYLLGSAAVLTNDGIDRLGNAALALNLLGGHRTLVWYLPSLDDRPVSGPPDIAELTPGWVTPVMLLLVVVFIAAAIWRGRRFGPLVVESLPVVVRAGETREGRARLYQRSSARLRAADALRVGTIGRLSALAGLPTTATVPEVADAVAAITRRDRLAVRDLLVERIPQTDRDLIALSDELAELERATASAVTPSAGPDRKNG is encoded by the coding sequence GTGAGCGCCCCGTCGCCGGTGCGCGGCCCGGAGACGGTCCAGCGTGAGACGCGCAATTCGCAGGCGACGACGGCTCAGGCTGCGACGGCTCAGACCCCGACGGTCCGTCAGACCGCGCGCCGCGCGCTCCCGTGGATCGTGCTCGCCGTGATCGCGGTCGTCATCGCACTCGGCGGTGCGCTGCTCACCGGCGGACGCGTCGCGCCGGGCGAGACGCTCGACGCGACCAACCCCGCACCCGCCGGAGCGAAGGCGGTCGCGCAGGTCCTGCGCGGGCAGGGGGTGGATGTTCGGACGGTGTCGACACTCGACCGTGCGACCGCGGCCGCCGATGACGGCGCCACCGTGCTCGTCTACGATCCCCTCGGCAATCTGACCTCGGACGGCTATCGTGCCCTGACCGGCGAGGGACGGACGCTGGTCGTCGTCGAACCGGACTTCGAGGCCCTGCAGACTCTCGATCGCGATGTGACGGCGGCGGGGGCACCGCGTGGTCCGGCTCCCGCCGACTGCGACGTGCCCGCCGCCGAGCGCGCCGAACGCATCGACCCGCGCACCACGTCCACGACGGAGGATGTGGTCGTCCCCGGAACCTTCCGGGTGGCCGACGACGCTGCCGCGTGCTTCTCGGACACCGGCGGGCGCTCCTCGCTCGTGCGCACCTCCTTCAACGCCTCACCCGTCTACCTGCTGGGATCTGCCGCCGTCCTGACAAATGACGGCATCGACCGCCTCGGCAATGCGGCCCTCGCCCTCAACCTCCTCGGCGGCCACCGCACTCTGGTCTGGTACCTGCCCTCCCTCGACGACCGTCCGGTCAGTGGGCCGCCGGACATCGCGGAGCTCACACCCGGGTGGGTGACCCCGGTGATGCTGCTGCTCGTCGTGGTGTTCATCGCTGCTGCGATCTGGCGCGGGCGCCGGTTCGGCCCTCTCGTCGTCGAGAGCCTGCCGGTGGTGGTCCGCGCCGGCGAGACCCGCGAGGGCCGTGCGCGCCTCTATCAGCGGTCGTCCGCGCGGCTGCGCGCGGCCGACGCCCTGCGCGTCGGAACCATCGGCCGGCTCTCCGCCCTCGCGGGTCTGCCGACCACGGCAACCGTGCCGGAGGTCGCCGACGCCGTCGCCGCGATCACGCGCCGCGACCGACTGGCCGTCCGCGACCTGCTGGTCGAGCGCATCCCCCAGACCGACCGCGACCTGATCGCGTTGTCCGACGAACTCGCGGAGCTCGAGAGAGCCACCGCGTCCGCCGTTACGCCCTCCGCAGGGCCCGACCGGAAGAATGGATGA
- the mtrA gene encoding MtrAB system response regulator MtrA, which translates to MTSRILVVDDDTALAEMIGIVLRTEGFDPVFCEDGSLAVDTFRSSKPDLVLLDLMLPGLDGIEVCGRIRAESGTPIIMLTAKSDTADVVKGLESGADDYMVKPFNPKELVARIRTRLRPAPAAPPTDELTVGDLIVDVAGHEVRRGDTRIALTPLEFDLLLALASKPQQVFTREMLLEQVWGYHYKADTRLVNVHVQRLRAKVEQDPDNPKIVMTVRGVGYRAGAAA; encoded by the coding sequence ATGACTAGTCGCATCCTGGTTGTCGACGACGACACCGCGCTTGCGGAGATGATCGGCATCGTCCTCCGCACCGAGGGATTCGACCCCGTGTTCTGCGAAGACGGATCCCTCGCAGTGGACACCTTCCGGTCGTCCAAGCCCGACCTCGTGCTGCTCGACCTGATGCTCCCCGGCCTCGACGGGATCGAGGTGTGCGGTCGCATCCGGGCCGAGTCGGGCACCCCGATCATCATGCTCACCGCGAAGTCCGACACCGCCGACGTCGTGAAGGGCCTCGAGTCCGGGGCGGACGACTACATGGTGAAGCCCTTCAACCCGAAGGAGCTGGTCGCCCGCATCCGCACCCGGCTGCGTCCGGCGCCCGCCGCGCCGCCGACCGACGAGCTGACGGTCGGCGACCTCATCGTCGACGTCGCCGGGCATGAGGTACGCCGCGGAGACACCCGCATCGCGCTCACCCCGCTGGAGTTCGACCTCCTGCTCGCACTCGCCTCCAAGCCGCAGCAGGTCTTCACGCGCGAGATGCTGCTCGAGCAGGTCTGGGGCTACCACTACAAGGCGGACACGCGTCTGGTGAACGTGCACGTGCAGCGCCTCCGCGCCAAGGTGGAGCAGGATCCGGACAACCCGAAGATCGTCATGACCGTGCGCGGCGTCGGCTACCGCGCCGGCGCCGCGGCCTAG
- a CDS encoding DUF4129 domain-containing protein, with protein sequence MAERLTVIRFDVPVDPSSPEAQDWLRGELSRPEYQAAKPTWFDLASKAVQDWIGSLFQGPGGDAAPVLLLVVVLVIAGLIVAAFFLFGRPRVNRRSALDRRALFGADEARSAADLRASAEQAARQGDWVTAVEEQFRAIAVSLDERTLVHVTPGTTANEFAAHAARIATDEGDALRQAARAFDEVRYLDRPGTEAAYQHLVALDQRLQRVRAQLPAVNA encoded by the coding sequence GTGGCCGAACGCCTGACCGTGATCCGCTTCGACGTCCCGGTCGACCCCAGCTCGCCGGAAGCGCAGGACTGGCTGCGCGGGGAACTGTCGCGCCCGGAATACCAGGCGGCGAAGCCGACGTGGTTCGATCTCGCGTCGAAAGCCGTGCAGGACTGGATCGGCTCGCTGTTCCAGGGTCCGGGCGGCGACGCCGCACCCGTCCTGCTCCTCGTCGTCGTGCTGGTGATCGCCGGCCTGATCGTGGCCGCATTCTTCCTGTTCGGGCGGCCACGGGTCAATCGCCGCTCCGCTCTGGATCGGCGCGCGTTGTTCGGAGCGGACGAGGCGCGCAGCGCCGCCGACCTGCGTGCTTCCGCCGAACAGGCGGCACGTCAGGGCGACTGGGTGACCGCTGTCGAGGAGCAGTTCCGCGCGATCGCCGTCTCGCTCGACGAGCGCACGCTCGTCCACGTGACTCCGGGAACGACGGCGAACGAGTTCGCCGCGCACGCCGCGCGGATCGCGACCGACGAGGGCGACGCGCTCCGGCAGGCCGCCCGCGCGTTCGATGAGGTCCGCTACCTCGACCGGCCCGGCACCGAGGCCGCGTACCAGCACCTCGTCGCGCTGGATCAGCGGCTGCAGCGCGTGCGGGCCCAGCTGCCGGCGGTGAACGCGTGA